In Chrysoperla carnea chromosome 2, inChrCarn1.1, whole genome shotgun sequence, the following proteins share a genomic window:
- the LOC123292503 gene encoding growth hormone-regulated TBC protein 1-like — translation MAQKSNFSKTDEYGFERPEDFDYATLEEFMSIYLPILARRAKKWSNFLKKNPSLRPNAALKRYIRKGVPSEHRGRVWLATSGADVMREKNQRLYQELLKQPYNKEVADTIRIDLPRTFPDNIYFHQTQDVQDQLFRILIAFSIHNKEIGYCQGMNYIAGLLLLVTKNEETSFWLFLVLIEHHLPPNYYSKSMHGLITDINTLERLVDAVDPRINQHFKSLDVTWPIVVTKWFVCLFVEVLPIETVLRIWDCLFAEGNKILFRVSLTLIRKNRDQLLACTDFPAIITCFRNMTRDKEVVNCQQFLKSMFKESLARKTIEELRKNVPNRVS, via the exons atggcacaaaaatcaaattttag TAAAACCGATGAATATGGATTCGAACGTCCTGAAGATTTTGATTATGCAACACTTGAAGAATTCATGTCAATTTACCTACCAATATTAGCAAGACGTGCAAAAAAATggtccaattttttaaaaaagaatcctTCGTTACGTCCAAATGCTGCTCTTAAACGATATATACGTAAAGGTGTTCCAAGTGAACATCGTGGTCGAGTATGGTTGGCAACATCGGGAGCCGATGTGATGCGTGAAAAAAATCAACGACTCTATCAAGAACTATTAAAACAACCGTACAACAAAGAAGTAGCTGATACAATACGGATTGATTTACCACGAACGTTTccagataatatttattttcatcagaCACAAGATGTTCAGGATcaattatttcgtattttaattgcattttcGATTCATAATAAGGAAATTGGATATTGCCAGGGAATGAATTACATTGctg GTTTATTACTTCTCGTTACAAAAAATGAAGAAACATCGTTCtggttatttttagttttaatcgAACATCATTTACCCcctaattattattcaaaaagtatgcATGGATTAATTACAGATATCAATACGCTGGAACGTCTTGTTGACGCTGTTGATCCACGTATCaatcaacattttaaaagtttggATGTAACATGGCCAATAGTTGTCACTAAGTGGTTTGTTTGTCTTTTTGTTGAAGTTTTACCAATTGAG acaGTACTTCGAATTTGGGATTGTTTATTTGCAGaagggaataaaatattattcagggTATCGTTaacattaattagaaaaaatcgtGATCAACTATTAGCATGTACGGATTTCCCAGCGATTATTACCTGTTTTAGAAACATGACAAGAGATAAAGAGGTAGTTAATTGCCAACAATTtttaaag agcATGTTCAAAGAATCTCTAGCACGTAAAACCATTGAagaattacgaaaaaatgttccaaacagaGTCAGTTAG